GTAGGGGATACGGCAGTATTTTTATTAAGTGACATGTCCCGCGGAATTACCGGGGAAAATATCCATGTGGATTCTGGTTATCATATAATCGGATGACAGTAATTGAGGGGGCCGATATCGGTCCCTTTTTTTGTTGATTGTCCACTTTGCAGGTATGAACTGCTACATCCTCAATTGAAATCTTTCCGATTTTTTCATCTTCAAATGTTTTAGTTTTCTCCGCTAATCCCCACCATACTTAAGTTTGGTTAGTGTCCTTTTTTGAGGAGCGGCACATCTCCAGCATAAAGAAGGGTGAATCTCATATAAATGATACATAGAGCTGATATACATTATTTGCGAGAATCGGCAAAAACCTGCTTTCAACCCTATTCGTGAAAAAGAAGGAGGGGAATCATGGACGTGAAGAAAGTTGGTCTGCCTTGTGCTGTTGGAAAACAAACCATATACAATCCGCTGAAGAGACATATTAATTTGAATGAAAAAAATATCAGCACTCCATATACTGCCGAGGAATTGGTGGAGTTATTGTCCCGGCTTCCAGCCTTTGCACCTAAACCTGTTTGTAAGTTCATCATCAATGACCGTACACTGTTTGGGAAATTGGAACAAAAAAAAGAATCCAGTTTATTCATAAGGCATAAATTTGGGAAAAAAGTTGTCCAATACCATATGGAGCAGCTGCAGTCTGTGGATATCCTGAAATATTAAGGAGGGTTTTCATGTCAGAGAAAAATGGCGATAAGGAATCCAAACCACTTTTATATGTCGATCAAGTAAAAATATCAGATCAGCGTGGGAATATGCAAAGTGATTTTCGAACGAAAAAAGCTACACCTAAAGACAGCGTTGAGCCTGAACCCGAACTACAGGAAGCCGAGCAAAAAGAAGAAAAAATCGAAAAAGTCAAACGAGAATTCGGTGTTTATGATGCCATGAAGGAAATTGAAAAAGAGATTACGGGATTAAGGAAAATCACCGGACAATATGTCCCTGAGCAAACTCCGGTTGAACAAATGGAACATCCTGAACAAATAGAACAAGAAAACGAAAAACCAGTTAAGAGAAAAAGGAAAAAGGTGGAGAAGAAAGAATCTTCCCGCGACATCATTTCCCGCCTATCCAATCATCAAGGTTTTCCAAAGCCATTATGTGAGGCTATTGTTAACGGAAAAACAATTCAGTTTCATGTATTGGGAATGAAGGGGGAATCAGTGAAGATTAAAAGAGGGAACCATATTCGTTTCGTGGGCCTGCCGGATATCATCGATGCCAAAATAATTGAAGAACCTAAGTGAAGGAGCAATATTAAATGTTTCCCCCACAAAATGAATTTACCTTATTTATAATATTAGGCTTGGCTTCCTTCAGGCTGACACGCTTGATCGTTTTCGATAAGATCCTGGAGCCGCTGCGCCGCCCCTTTTTTACAGAAATAGAGGAAAAAAATGAAAAAGGGGATGTGGAAATATTTTTAATGCCCAAAGAGAAGGGCCTGCTTGGCTGGATTGGTCAATTGCTGAGCTGTTTTTGGTGCGTTGGTGTCTGGGTAAGCCTTTTTCTGGTTTTTCTTTATATCCAACATTGGTTTATTGGCGACGTATTGATATTAATCCTTGCCGTAGCAGCAGTAGGCGCAATCATTGAGGTCATAATCAGCAAAATTATGGACATTTGATTGGAAACAACTTGTCTCTTCGTTCATATAGTATGGTATAGATCTTGAAGGAGGAGTATAAATTGAATCAGAAACAGAATCCATGGGCTTATGCAAAACCGATTAAAAAAGATCAGCCGGTCAAAATCAAGAAAGACTGCGGCTGTAATAATAACAATAAAAATAAAGGCTATTGAGTGAAAAAACCTTTCCATTTTGGAAAGGTTTTTTATTTCCTAATCCTACCATTCATAAAAAAACAGTTATACAAGAAAATAACAATAGAACGATAAATTAGGATGTGATTCTATGCTCAGACAAGGAAGATATTTTAAGGGCAGCTTGCTGGTTTTTATAGTTTTTTTGTGTGTGCTTACTGCTTGCAGCAATCAGAATGATGGAAAAACGGAGAATTTAGCAATGATTAAACGTACGAATCCTGAACCGATGGATATCATTAATGGAATGGATGAGAAGGATGAAAAGGGACTGATCTCAAAGGTCAAGGAAACAGTTGCTAATGAAGACACCATCTATGACGTGATCGTCGTGAAAAACGAAAAAAAGATTATCGTCGCTTATAAAGTTAAGCACCTGCAACGTTTTCATATGAAGAAAATTGAAAAGACTGTGACTGAAAATCTGGAAGAGAAGTTTCCTAAAAATGATTTTATCGTATCAAGCGATTATAAAATATTTTTGGAATCTGTAAGATTGAACGAATTACTCAAAGAAAAAGATGTACCCGAAAAAAAGGCAAGGAAGAAGTTCAAGGAAATTGAAGAACTTCAAAAAGAATTAATTTAGAAGAGAGGTTCAGCTATGAGTGGCAAGGAGAAAACTACCCCACAGCAGAGTGCGTATCAAGAGCTCCAAGGGAAGCATGAAATTAAAAGACCAATAGTGAAGAATTGTTTGAAAGCCTTTTTAGTAGGTGGCATTTTCTGCATAGTGGGACAAGCCATTTCCTACTTCTATATTTACTTTTTCAACTTTACGGAACAGACAGCCGGAGGTCCTACAACTGCCACCATGGTGTTCCTGGCCCTTTTGATGACCGGTTTCGGATTTTACGACCGCATTGGCCAGTTTGCTGGGGCAGGAAGTGCCGTCCCTGTTACAGGATTCGGTAACGCAGTCATTTCGGCAGCAATCGAACATCGGACGGAAGGTTTTGTACTTGGTGTTGGATCCAATATGTTTAAATTGGCCGGATCTGTCATTTTATTTGGAGTATTTTCAGCCTTTGTCGTGGCGTTGATAAAAACAATTTATCAAATGAGTGGGGGCTAAGCGTGTTAAAGGGAGAACAAACATGGATGTTTACCAATAAACCGGTCATCTTGGAAACAGGGGTAACAGGCGGTCCATTTGAAGCAAATGGAGAAATCGCGGGTGATTTCGATATCCTATACGACGATTTGTGGATGGAGCAGGAATCATATGAGAAGGCACATCGACATTTGATGGAAAAAGCGGTTGAGCTTGCATTGGAAAAAGGTAAGATCAACAAGGAACAGGTACAATTTTTTTTGGCTGGTGATTTAATCAATCAGGTTACACCTACAAGCTTTGCAGCCAGAACTAATGGAATTCCATATTTCGGATTGTTTGGAGCCTGTTCCACTTCAATGGAAGGGCTTGCTCTAGCTGCTTTCATCACTAATTATGGCGGGGCTAACTATGTGTTGACAGGCGCCTCGAGCCACAATGCAGCTGTTGAAAAACAATTTCGCTATCCAACTGAATATGGAGGGCAAAAACCACCTACAGCCCAATGGACGATAACAGGAGCGGGGGTGGCGCTGGTTGCTCCTGGTGGAAGCAAGCAAGGGGAATTTCCCCATATTGTCTCGGCCACTATCGGAAAGGTCATTGACATGGGATTGAAAGATCCTTTCAATATGGGGGGAGCGATGGCCCCAGCGGCAGTCGATACGATACTTGCCCATTTCAAAGATACTGGTTTGACCCCGGATGATTATGATTTCATCATTACTGGTGATTTAGGTCAGATAGGGAGGGAGTCAGCCATTGACTTATTAAAGCAAAAGGGCTGTGACATCAATCAGGAAAAATTCAAAGATTGCGGATTGATGATTTTTAAAAAGGATCAGCCTGTTTTGGCTGGCGGGAGCGGTGCAGGATGTTCGGCAGTGGTTTTATACGGTCATATATTAAATGAGATGATTTCTGGTAAATATAAAAAAATTCTGCTTGTCGCAACAGGAGCATTATTGTCACCACTTTCCGTCCAGCAAAAAGATACGATTCCGTGCATTGCCCATGCGGTGGCCATTGAATATGGAATGAATTCATGAAAAAGGAGAGATTTCGATGTTAGCAATGTTTTTTTGGGCCTTTGTCATCGGTGGCTTGATCTGTGTCGTCGGCCAGCTTCTTTTCGATGTTGCTAAGCTCACACCAGCACATACGTTAAGCTTGTTCGTTGTAATAGGAGCTGTTCTTGGCGGATTTGATTTATATGAGCCGCTTATTGACTTTGCCGGTGCTGGAGCAACCGTACCGATCATTTCGTTTGGGAACTCGCTGGTGAACGGGGCGATGATGGAATCGGAAAAACATGGGCTCGTTGGCGTACTGACTGGTATGTTTGAAATTACGAGTTCCGGTATCTCTGCAGCAATCGTCTTTGGATTCATCGGAGCTTTGGTTTTCAGACCAAAAGGATGAAATAAGCGGAAATAGGCAGCCTGGACTAGGACATGGCCTATACATATTTGTCCAGACCTACATATGTTATCAGTAAGCTTTAGCGAGAGCGAGGTGATATATATGTTTGGTTTTGGTGGCTACGGTTGTTGTGACGGCAGCGGTTATGGATACGGCGGCGGTTATGGATACGGCGGTGGTTATGGATACGGCGGCGGTTCCACTTTTGCGATAATCGTTGTATTGTTTATCCTATTGATCATTGTAGGGGCTTCTTTCTGCTAAGGAAAAAGGAATAGGCAGAAGAAGCCTATTCCTTTTTTTTTTGTTTGGGCCAAGCACCATTTTTCTGATAATGCCATAGGATAGGTACAGAAAAGGGAGGGGCTTAGGTATGGATAATAACTTTTTTAAAAACATAGAAGGTAAAACCGGCGTAAATATGAAAGATGTATTAGAATTGGCAAACTCGCTGCAAGGAGCCAATTTCAAAGATGAAACAACTGTTAGAAATGTCATTAAGCGTGTTTCAAAAATAGCGAACAAACCGGTCAATAAAGAAACGGAAGATAAAATCGTCCATTCCATCGTAGCTGAAGGGAATAAGCTGGATTTCGGTACTATTTCGAATATGATAAATAAAAAGTGAAAAAAGGCCTGCTATCATGCAGGCCTTCAGACTGCAGACAAACTCGAAGAAAAGCGAGTTTGTCTGCAGTTTTTTTTAAAAAAAGTTGTAGTTGATTCCAGAAATTTGCCGACTGCCTGCCAAGCCTCCTCGCCATAAGCATCTAGCGGTTTCCTGGCAAGTCAGTTTTCCGGCAGGAGTGTCGTAAATTTCTTCATTTTAGTAAGGGTTTCATAAAACAGTAAAAATCCATAAAGTATAAACTAGTCTTAAACATGGTTCGGGATGAGACCACTCCTAACCTCATCTTGTTTTATCCTTCCATTTCCTAAGATGGGATAGCATCAGCTTTGGTCAAAGCTTCAGAAAACGTGATGGATGGGCGGTCCGTCCGCGTCTAGTTTGCAGGATGGAAAGGTAAAGGTCCTTTTTAGCCCTGGTTGCCGCTACATAGAGCAATCGTCTTTCCTCTTCAAGAGGGGATAGTTCCCCTTTCCGGTAAGATTCAAGTGCGAAATCATGAGGAATGCTGCCATCGACAGCAGCAAGAACATATACTGTGTTATATTCAAGCCCTTTGGAACGGTGTATGGTGGTAAGCTGTATGGCATCCTTAAAATGTTTCGATAGCTGTTTAATCTCTTGGACCATCGCAGTCATATGATCGACATGTTCAAGGAAAGCGGCGACGGTGGGAAAACGATTTGCTGCCACCTTTAAGTCACGAATGTCATCGGACCCTTTTTCCAGGTTCGCATCATTTCCGCGTTTTTTTACATATTCCTGGTATCCTAAATCTTTCTCGATGATTTCTAAAGCTACGAGTGGCGACATAATTTTTAAAGAGCGGATCTGTCCTGGAATCGTTTTTAATTTTCGTTCTTGAAAAGCATGTCCTGTCTTAACAAAAGCAAATGCATCGATAAAATCACAATCCTGCAATATTGTCATTGCTTTTAACTCCTGTAATATACTTTGCTTTAAGAATAAGGAGGAAAGGACATCAGATGCTGCCTTGCTGTCATGAGGAAACAAACTCAAGCGCATAAAGGCAAGCATGCCGCGGATGACCCTGCGCTGATAAAACGAATCCGCATCCTTTTCAATGACGAATGGCAGGTTGGAAGCGGCTAGCCGTTCAAAAATGGCCCTGGACATCGTATGTGTCCTGTACAATACTGCAAAGTCCCCAGGATTTGCTCCCTTGGATATTTTCTCTTGGATATCGGATACGATCATCGTTGCTTCCAATTCCTCATCATAAGGATAAAATAAAATAGGGGGATTTCCTGAATCATGCTGTGCCCTCATCTTTTTCTCCATCCGGTTCTGGTTGCGCTTAATCAATCGGTTCGCTGTAGCGACAATTTCATGAGAAGAGCGGTAATTCTCCGTCAGCTTCACTACTTGGGATTGAGGGAAATCATGATTGAAATTCAAAATATACTTCGGATCGCTTCCCCGGAATGAATAGATGGATTGATCATCATCTCCAACTGCACATACATTTTTTGATTCAGCAGAGAGGAGTTTTATCAATTCATATTGAACTTTATTGATATCCTGAAATTCATCTACCAAAAAGTAGTTAAACCTTTGCTGATATTTCTTTAAAAAATCCGGGTGATTTTTTAAAAATACATAACAGCCTACAAGCATATCATCAAAATCATACTTCCCTGTTTGCTGTTTATATTCTTCATATTTCTTATATAAAAATAAACACGATTTCTCCCAATCGTCCTTAGGGTGAATATCTTCTGGAAAGGCCAAAGAGTTTTTCCAAAGCCCGATTTGTTGAAGGGCTTGATCATATGCAAATTCCTTATCATCAAGTTCCAATTCCCTGCCAGCCTGTTTCAATACCTTTTCTTTTTCCCACTCCCACTTCAATAGGAAATCGCGCTGCCATTTGGCTGGTTCATGGAAAATCAGGATTTTATAAAAGATGCTATGAAAGGTCCCGCTAACGATTTGAGAAACAAGGGAAGGCGTCATAGAGGGATAGCCGAGCAGACGATGCTGCATTTCCTTTGCGGATTTTGCCGTAAATGTTACAAGCATGATACTTTTTGGATCAATTTTTTTCACTGTAAGCATATAGGCAGTGCGTACCGTCAATACGCGGGTTTTCCCGCTGCCTGCTCCTGAAAGGACGAGAATTGGACCATCGATCGTCATTACGGCCTTGAGTTGCTCTGCATCGAGTACAACCCCTGATGAGGATAATTCTTGAAAGTATGGTTCCTCTGATTGTGCCAGACCATATGGTTTATCTGAATATTTCGGATTGCCGGTTATGGGCCGGCTTTTAAGGAAAGGTTCTGTAATGGTTTTTGTTTCCGTAATGGTTCGTGATGTTGGAATCCTAAATCCATTCTGTTCCATATATTCTAATGGCCTGTCCTCGTTCATCGGTTCTGAAATGGGCATTTCACAGGGGCCCTGCGACGGGTCACTATGATAAAAATAAGGTGTCTCATGGATTCCAATAAATAATTTCACTGGTTTATGACAAATGATACAAGAAAGCTGATCACGTTTTCCTTTTTCAAAAAGTGTCTGCAGCTCACCAGCTGAAACGGTATGTAAATGTACGATTTCATTGCCAGATTTTGCTTGATTCATATAAATGGATACCTCTAATCTATTAAAAATATCGGCAATACTCATCATACCAGAAGATTAGGAAAAAAGAATGCGGAAATCATGTTTAAATTATGGTTCCGGATAGGTAATTAAATGACAACATAACTATTTAAATATAAGGAGGGGTTACTATGGGATACATAGCACCTGTCACACAATTTGATTATATTCAATATGCCAACAGGAAGGTCGAAGCTGCAGAGAAAGTAAGAATTGTTAAAGGAACGACACTCATTCAACCTATCCGTTTTGATCAGGTGTTGGAAAGGGAAAGCATTGGAGGATTACTTCAAATACAAGATAATGATCGGGTAAGTACATATGGAGCAGGCATATATAAATATCAAATGGGCATGAGGGTCAGTGAAGATTTAACGGCTGGAATGACAGGAAAAGGAAGGGTTATCAATAAAATTGTCTAGTTTCTCCATGAAAGACAAAAGAGGACACGTGAAGTGTCCTTTTTGTGTTGATTCTTTTAAAGAATGTCAATTTCCACGATTAGAGCTAACAATAGTTGCAGTAATAGTTGGATGTTTAGAGCGATTTGTGCATCAGTTGTTGTAATGTCGATATCACGGCTGTTTTCAACAATTGTTTTTTGGCGCGTGATTTGTTTAACATTAGAAGATTGGATTAATTCTTGAGTGATCTTTTCAGCATTATCAGCATCTGCAATGGAAATGCTTACGATGACCGCAATAGCAGCTTGTAGTGCAGCTTGTAGAGAAAGGGCCGCTTTAACATCCGTTGAAGTGACATTTACATTACAAGAGTCTTTAATGTAAATAAGTTCTTCAGAAAGCTGTACTTGATTATTATCCTGTCTTGCCTCTTGTTCAATCTTTGTGTCATCGTCACAGAATCCTGACAGGGGATGTCTGGAAGCGGAATCTAGAGCCGACCATGATCTTTCAGAATCATCATGTGTGTTACAATTGCTACGATATACATTTTGGTTCATGTTGTTTTTTCCTCCTTAGGTTTTATTCCCTATTAAAATATGCTTTGATGATTAATCTGGTTGGACGAATAAATCAGTTAATTCGTCTATTTTTTTAATACTTAGAGAAAGTATTAGTGTGTGGGGGATGAATAATAAAGAAGCTGGAGCTTTAGGAATGAAATGTAAGTGCTGCTATGTCTCGTTTTACTTATTTCTCGCCAGCAAGTAGGGTGATTAGGTGATATGGTGCGTCATTTATCTTTGGAATCCGTGAATTTATTGTGAATGGAATTTGTAACTGGATTAACATCATGTTCCGTGATGTTCTTTTCTTGGTTTATGATTTTTTGTGATTGCTCTTGTAAATAACGAATGGTTTCTTTAAGGTTGTTTCTCTCTCTTTCAGTTAGATCGACTTTATCCTTTTTGAAACCATGTTTTCTCATAGTCCTCGAAACCAGCAGTTCCATCAGTCTTTTTTGAGACTCCTCCAGGTTAAATTCATTGTTACCCATAAAATTTTCCCTCCTTCTTGCTTTCTATATATAGACTATGTATTTTTGAGGAGATTGCCATTGAACGCAAATGTTTTTTTTTATAAAACGATATTTAAGTCCATGAACGAACAAAAAAGCTGTCCAATCAGAAGACTGAAAGGACAGCTTTTTTATATCATAAAATGGTTTTCTTCATCGTTTTATGAGGAATGCCAGCATCCATGAATTCGTCGGAAACGATCTCATACCCTAATTTTGAATAAAAAGGGATAGCATGCACCTGGGAATCAAGCTTCAATTGAGGCACTTCCTGCTGGATTGCGTATTCCTCAATGGCATTCATGATCATGGCGCCGGCACCATTCTTACGGCCCGATGATATTACACAAATGCGCTGGACTTTACCAATGTTGTCAATGACCCTGAAGCGGCCGGCACCGATTGGCTGATGCTGCTCATCATATAAAACGAAATGTGTGGACTCTTTTTCAAATTCATCGATCTCTTCTTCAAGAGGGACGTTTTGTTCTTGGACGAACACTTTTTTTCGAATCATATATGCATTTTCAAGCTCTTGGCTGTTCTCTGCGATTTTTACAAACACGAAATCATTCAGCTCCTAATCTAAATGTTTCATAAACGGTCCATGCCCCATCTTCAAGTTGATACAGCAAGTGAACTCGTTTAACTTCTTCTTCATGGCTGATGTCAAGCATGCTTAATTGGCCTAAAACATCAGAATGCTCATTATCGGATAAATCTTGAGCGATGGTAATATGCGGGACAAATGCATGTTCACTTTCACTTTTCATGAAGTCCTCATTGTTAAGTGCATCATGAAGCTCTTGAAGCCCTTCGGATAATTCCACTTTGAAATAAATAGTATTGCTTACGGGTTGGAAAGACTTCGTTTTCGTTACGCTCATCGTAAAAGGCCTGCACTTTTGAGCAATGCCTTTTAATTGTTCCGCGATTGTTGAAATTTCCATATCCGTCGCTTCGAACGTTGGTTTAAGCGTCAGATGCGGTGGTATGAAAGCGTATTTCGTATCATACCGTTTGCGATAGGAGTTAGCTAAATCTTG
The DNA window shown above is from Peribacillus sp. FSL P2-0133 and carries:
- a CDS encoding DUF1360 domain-containing protein, with protein sequence MFPPQNEFTLFIILGLASFRLTRLIVFDKILEPLRRPFFTEIEEKNEKGDVEIFLMPKEKGLLGWIGQLLSCFWCVGVWVSLFLVFLYIQHWFIGDVLILILAVAAVGAIIEVIISKIMDI
- a CDS encoding ATP-dependent helicase produces the protein MNQAKSGNEIVHLHTVSAGELQTLFEKGKRDQLSCIICHKPVKLFIGIHETPYFYHSDPSQGPCEMPISEPMNEDRPLEYMEQNGFRIPTSRTITETKTITEPFLKSRPITGNPKYSDKPYGLAQSEEPYFQELSSSGVVLDAEQLKAVMTIDGPILVLSGAGSGKTRVLTVRTAYMLTVKKIDPKSIMLVTFTAKSAKEMQHRLLGYPSMTPSLVSQIVSGTFHSIFYKILIFHEPAKWQRDFLLKWEWEKEKVLKQAGRELELDDKEFAYDQALQQIGLWKNSLAFPEDIHPKDDWEKSCLFLYKKYEEYKQQTGKYDFDDMLVGCYVFLKNHPDFLKKYQQRFNYFLVDEFQDINKVQYELIKLLSAESKNVCAVGDDDQSIYSFRGSDPKYILNFNHDFPQSQVVKLTENYRSSHEIVATANRLIKRNQNRMEKKMRAQHDSGNPPILFYPYDEELEATMIVSDIQEKISKGANPGDFAVLYRTHTMSRAIFERLAASNLPFVIEKDADSFYQRRVIRGMLAFMRLSLFPHDSKAASDVLSSLFLKQSILQELKAMTILQDCDFIDAFAFVKTGHAFQERKLKTIPGQIRSLKIMSPLVALEIIEKDLGYQEYVKKRGNDANLEKGSDDIRDLKVAANRFPTVAAFLEHVDHMTAMVQEIKQLSKHFKDAIQLTTIHRSKGLEYNTVYVLAAVDGSIPHDFALESYRKGELSPLEEERRLLYVAATRAKKDLYLSILQTRRGRTAHPSRFLKL
- a CDS encoding spore coat protein, which produces MNQNVYRSNCNTHDDSERSWSALDSASRHPLSGFCDDDTKIEQEARQDNNQVQLSEELIYIKDSCNVNVTSTDVKAALSLQAALQAAIAVIVSISIADADNAEKITQELIQSSNVKQITRQKTIVENSRDIDITTTDAQIALNIQLLLQLLLALIVEIDIL
- a CDS encoding GNAT family N-acetyltransferase, with the protein product MFVKIAENSQELENAYMIRKKVFVQEQNVPLEEEIDEFEKESTHFVLYDEQHQPIGAGRFRVIDNIGKVQRICVISSGRKNGAGAMIMNAIEEYAIQQEVPQLKLDSQVHAIPFYSKLGYEIVSDEFMDAGIPHKTMKKTIL
- a CDS encoding YjcG family protein, encoding MKYGVAIFPSKKLQDLANSYRKRYDTKYAFIPPHLTLKPTFEATDMEISTIAEQLKGIAQKCRPFTMSVTKTKSFQPVSNTIYFKVELSEGLQELHDALNNEDFMKSESEHAFVPHITIAQDLSDNEHSDVLGQLSMLDISHEEEVKRVHLLYQLEDGAWTVYETFRLGAE
- the spoVAD gene encoding stage V sporulation protein AD; this encodes MLKGEQTWMFTNKPVILETGVTGGPFEANGEIAGDFDILYDDLWMEQESYEKAHRHLMEKAVELALEKGKINKEQVQFFLAGDLINQVTPTSFAARTNGIPYFGLFGACSTSMEGLALAAFITNYGGANYVLTGASSHNAAVEKQFRYPTEYGGQKPPTAQWTITGAGVALVAPGGSKQGEFPHIVSATIGKVIDMGLKDPFNMGGAMAPAAVDTILAHFKDTGLTPDDYDFIITGDLGQIGRESAIDLLKQKGCDINQEKFKDCGLMIFKKDQPVLAGGSGAGCSAVVLYGHILNEMISGKYKKILLVATGALLSPLSVQQKDTIPCIAHAVAIEYGMNS
- the spoVAC gene encoding stage V sporulation protein AC gives rise to the protein MSGKEKTTPQQSAYQELQGKHEIKRPIVKNCLKAFLVGGIFCIVGQAISYFYIYFFNFTEQTAGGPTTATMVFLALLMTGFGFYDRIGQFAGAGSAVPVTGFGNAVISAAIEHRTEGFVLGVGSNMFKLAGSVILFGVFSAFVVALIKTIYQMSGG
- a CDS encoding YjcZ family sporulation protein, with translation MYMFGFGGYGCCDGSGYGYGGGYGYGGGYGYGGGSTFAIIVVLFILLIIVGASFC
- a CDS encoding stage VI sporulation protein F, encoding MDNNFFKNIEGKTGVNMKDVLELANSLQGANFKDETTVRNVIKRVSKIANKPVNKETEDKIVHSIVAEGNKLDFGTISNMINKK
- the spoVAE gene encoding stage V sporulation protein AE → MLAMFFWAFVIGGLICVVGQLLFDVAKLTPAHTLSLFVVIGAVLGGFDLYEPLIDFAGAGATVPIISFGNSLVNGAMMESEKHGLVGVLTGMFEITSSGISAAIVFGFIGALVFRPKG
- a CDS encoding YhcN/YlaJ family sporulation lipoprotein, which gives rise to MLRQGRYFKGSLLVFIVFLCVLTACSNQNDGKTENLAMIKRTNPEPMDIINGMDEKDEKGLISKVKETVANEDTIYDVIVVKNEKKIIVAYKVKHLQRFHMKKIEKTVTENLEEKFPKNDFIVSSDYKIFLESVRLNELLKEKDVPEKKARKKFKEIEELQKELI